Proteins encoded together in one bacterium window:
- a CDS encoding MFS transporter, with protein sequence MAALSREGRRERVGWYFYDFANSAFATTVVTVFTGPYLTSVARAAADSAGYIHPFGIPVLAGSFFPYVVSLSVFFQVLLLPLLGAIADYSHRKKPMLFLFAYAGSAATAGLYFLEGTRYLLGGGLFLLANVCFGASLVFYNAWLPDIAPPEDRDSVSSVGWALGYLGGGILLLLNLVLFSRARDFGLTSGEAVRISLASAGIWWAVFSLLPLATMRRRESARRLPPGEGILGTGFRQLRRTFAEAQGHPQLLLFLGAYLLYNDGIQTVIALSSQFGQEELGLSVSTLTTAILMVQFVAFFGALLFNAFAKRVGAKAAVAVSLVLWTGTLVYAYAGLRDATGFYAMAACVAVVLGGSQALSRSLFSRMIPAGQEAEYFSLYEVSERGTSWLGPLFFGLALQFTGSYRVAILSLAVFFVAGFVLLLRVDVSRAEAEANNPVS encoded by the coding sequence ATGGCGGCGCTGTCCAGGGAGGGACGCAGGGAGCGGGTCGGGTGGTACTTCTACGACTTCGCGAACTCGGCCTTCGCCACGACGGTGGTCACGGTGTTCACGGGGCCGTACCTGACCTCCGTCGCCCGCGCCGCCGCCGACTCCGCGGGGTATATCCATCCTTTCGGCATCCCCGTGCTCGCGGGTTCGTTCTTCCCGTACGTCGTCTCCCTTTCCGTCTTTTTCCAGGTGCTCCTCCTTCCGTTGCTGGGGGCGATCGCCGACTACTCCCACCGGAAGAAACCGATGCTGTTCCTCTTCGCCTACGCCGGATCCGCGGCGACGGCGGGTCTCTATTTCCTCGAAGGGACGCGGTACCTGCTGGGCGGCGGGCTGTTCCTGCTGGCCAACGTCTGCTTCGGGGCCTCGCTGGTCTTCTACAACGCCTGGTTGCCGGACATCGCTCCGCCGGAGGACCGCGATTCCGTCTCCTCCGTGGGGTGGGCGCTCGGATATCTCGGAGGGGGAATCCTCCTTCTCCTGAACCTGGTCCTCTTCTCCCGCGCACGCGACTTCGGCCTGACGAGCGGCGAGGCGGTCCGGATCAGCCTCGCCTCGGCGGGGATCTGGTGGGCCGTATTCTCCCTCCTGCCGCTCGCCACGATGCGGCGCCGGGAGTCGGCGCGGCGGCTTCCGCCGGGGGAGGGGATCCTCGGCACCGGGTTCCGGCAGTTGCGGCGCACGTTCGCGGAGGCGCAGGGACACCCGCAGCTCCTGCTGTTCCTCGGCGCCTACCTGCTCTACAACGACGGGATACAGACGGTGATCGCCCTCTCGTCGCAGTTCGGCCAGGAGGAGCTGGGCCTCTCCGTTTCCACGCTGACCACGGCGATCCTGATGGTCCAGTTCGTCGCATTTTTCGGGGCCCTGCTCTTCAACGCGTTCGCGAAGCGGGTGGGAGCGAAGGCGGCGGTGGCGGTCAGCCTCGTCCTGTGGACGGGAACGCTCGTGTACGCCTACGCCGGGCTCCGGGATGCGACCGGGTTTTATGCGATGGCGGCGTGCGTCGCCGTCGTCCTCGGCGGAAGCCAGGCCCTTTCCCGGTCCCTCTTCTCGCGGATGATCCCGGCCGGGCAGGAGGCGGAGTATTTCTCGCTGTACGAGGTGAGCGAGCGGGGGACGAGCTGGCTGGGGCCCCTCTTTTTCGGGCTGGCGCTGCAGTTCACCGGGAGCTACCGCGTCGCGATCCTCTCGCTCGCGGTCTTCTTCGTCGCGGGATTCGTCCTCCTGCTCCGCGTCGACGTCTCCCGCGCCGAGGCCGAGGCAAATAATCCCGTTTCATGA
- a CDS encoding lytic transglycosylase domain-containing protein, whose product MIQLLYVFILSFLLWPVASGADIYRYVDAEGVVHFSNTQPDEKFSLYLREGPKAPPPAPATALPGASWMKGYVDRFSRANDLPPALVHAIIKAESNGKRKAVSRKGAMGVMQLMPFTSKRMRVSDPFDPIENIEGGIKYIKELLVTFEGNLTNTVAAYNAGPAAVRKYGGVPPYQETRLYVRRVMDLYRQYSAVE is encoded by the coding sequence ATGATTCAATTATTGTACGTTTTCATCCTTTCTTTCCTCCTCTGGCCGGTCGCTTCCGGGGCGGACATCTATCGATATGTCGACGCCGAAGGCGTCGTCCACTTTTCGAACACCCAGCCGGACGAGAAGTTCTCGCTCTATCTTCGGGAGGGTCCGAAAGCTCCACCCCCGGCGCCCGCGACCGCGCTTCCGGGGGCAAGTTGGATGAAAGGGTACGTCGACCGGTTCTCCCGGGCGAACGATCTTCCCCCCGCGCTCGTCCACGCCATCATCAAGGCGGAATCGAACGGAAAGCGCAAGGCGGTCTCCCGCAAGGGGGCCATGGGCGTGATGCAGTTGATGCCGTTCACGTCGAAACGCATGCGGGTCTCCGACCCGTTCGATCCCATCGAGAACATCGAGGGGGGGATCAAGTATATCAAGGAACTCCTCGTCACCTTCGAAGGGAACCTCACCAACACGGTCGCGGCGTACAACGCCGGGCCGGCCGCGGTCAGGAAGTACGGCGGCGTCCCTCCCTACCAGGAGACCCGTCTCTACGTTCGTCGCGTGATGGACCTGTACCGGCAATACTCCGCCGTCGAATGA
- the pgsA gene encoding CDP-diacylglycerol--glycerol-3-phosphate 3-phosphatidyltransferase, with translation MNNGSRLNAPNILTLLRILAIPVVVLILLPPAGREISFARSVAAFALFVVATLTDLFDGYIARRYHMVTTLGKLLDPLADKLLVCAAMTMLIPPGRVPAWMAVIVVGREIGVTALRGVATTEGVIIAASKLGKAKTLLLNIGMATLILHYPIFGIPVHDVGMVFLSIGLVLTAWSGLDYFFRFVGEIFKR, from the coding sequence ATGAACAACGGCTCCAGGCTGAACGCGCCCAATATACTGACGCTGCTGCGGATCCTCGCGATCCCGGTGGTGGTCCTCATCCTTCTCCCGCCCGCGGGAAGGGAGATCTCGTTCGCCCGTTCCGTGGCGGCGTTCGCCCTGTTCGTCGTCGCCACGCTCACCGACCTCTTCGACGGCTACATCGCGCGGCGCTATCACATGGTCACCACCCTGGGGAAACTGCTCGACCCGCTCGCCGACAAGCTTCTCGTGTGCGCCGCGATGACGATGCTCATCCCGCCGGGCCGGGTTCCCGCGTGGATGGCGGTCATCGTGGTCGGCCGGGAGATCGGCGTCACGGCGCTGCGAGGGGTGGCCACCACGGAAGGGGTGATCATCGCCGCCTCGAAGCTGGGGAAGGCGAAGACCCTGCTCCTGAATATCGGGATGGCGACCCTGATCCTGCATTACCCGATCTTCGGGATCCCCGTGCACGACGTCGGGATGGTGTTCCTGAGCATCGGGCTGGTCCTCACCGCCTGGTCCGGGCTCGACTACTTCTTCCGGTTCGTCGGGGAGATCTTCAAGCGGTAG